In one window of Porites lutea chromosome 8, jaPorLute2.1, whole genome shotgun sequence DNA:
- the LOC140946498 gene encoding 52 kDa repressor of the inhibitor of the protein kinase-like, whose product MPKEKQSSLNSFFSKKRTLSENPSTSSASSSSPEEILEPPAKSPTITNPRDDNCGEANPVSDVPYDVSHVVKSAEKLSDAERVQFLENCWRPTPSCSNLDTQYWKSGNLNKHIKFQIKWLDQRKWLAYSARPDHIGAWCITCCLFLSDNEKASLGSFVKTPFRTYNKSKEKFDGHETKEYHKKAVERSYVVRAQVSNIQKRIDTQIDSVRMDNIQSNKTVLPLIVDAVMLCAKQQIALRGHRDYNIDFAEAPAQNEGNFIAILRLLAESNPELKRHLISGPANARYTSKTVQNEIISVMADLIRDYFRQCLEETPHFALIADETTSEGREVLSVCLRLLDFADPTNPIQREVLLDLCDLPRTTGSVIAATIRESLERQKVDIANCRGQAYDTTASMSSNKKGVQAEIAKHAPDAEYQGCCLHSLNLVICHACQIKSIQNMMDCCRELYSFFDNSPKRQSFMEIVIDAHSPDNKKRKLKNLCKTRWVERHATFETIFDLYEFIVITLDQICEPTDDDRYYPNGEIWSWDPKTKTLANGLRHTMKNFGHIFNFVCAKEILEPMRPIVTSLQGRLIDVYFGYKKIEDVTNHYSGIRADIDAWFARMYTKVLSLAELVQSTEERPRACNRQQNRDNTPAETVPSYWKRSVAIPLLDTVCAELQSRFSEEKRAHFELCALIPAVLTVKTSEEISELAKVLQAKWEHLLPVSSALESELFRWKGYCQQKALGDVSVTGLLSSHADNLFFPNIRELLKILAVLPIGSTEAERSFSCVRRIHTWLRSRMTTDRLSDLAVIAMHCHSIHIDRDKVYNKYMAIHPRCMMSASLLHD is encoded by the exons ATGCCAAAGGAAAAGCAAAGCTCTCTCAATTCATTCTTCTCTAAAAAACG AACTCTTAGCGAAAATCCTTCGACATCGTCGGCATCGTCCAGTTCCCCAGAAGAAATCCTCGAACCTCCCGCCAAATCTCCAACAATTACAA ACCCTCGTGACGATAATTGTGGTGAAGCAAACCCTGTATCCGATGTTCCGTATGATGTAAGTCATGTTGTAAAGTCAGCAGAAAAGTTAAGTGACGCTGAAAGAGTACAGTTTCTAGAAAACTGTTGGCGACCAACTCCTTCGTGTAGCAATCTCGACACCCAATATTGGAAATCAGGGAATCTGAATAAGCACAttaagtttcaaattaaatgGCTGGATCAGCGGAAGTGGCTGGCGTACAGTGCTCGCCCCGATCACATTGGAGCATGGTGTATCAcctgttgtttatttttaagcgACAATGAAAAAGCGTCCCTTGGGTCATTTGTCAAAACTCCCTTTCGGACCTATAACAAgtccaaagagaaatttgatggTCACGAAACAAAGGAGTATCACAAGAAAGCCGTTGAACGCTCCTATGTTGTTCGAGCCCAAGTAAGCAACATTCAGAAGCGAATAGATACACAAATCGACTCAGTAAGAATGGATAACATCCAGTCGAACAAAACAGTGTTGCCTCTTATTGTTGATGCTGTGATGCTTTGCGCAAAGCAACAAATTGCTTTGCGTGGACACAGAGATTATAATATAGATTTTGCTGAAGCACCCGCGCAAAACGAAGGGAATTTTATTGCCATCTTACGTCTTTTAGCAGAGAGCAACCCTGAATTGAAAAGGCATCTGATATCGGGACCAGCCAATGCACGCTATACAAGCAAAAcggtgcaaaatgaaattatttctgTTATGGCCGACTTAATCCGTGACTATTTTCGACAATGTCTCGAGGAGACTCCTCATTTTGCACTGATTGCCGACGAAACCACGTCTGAGGGACGGGAGGTGCTGTCCGTGTGCCTTCGCCTGCTTGACTTTGCTGACCCGACAAATCCAATACAGCGTGAAGTATTACTAGATCTATGTGACCTTCCAAGAACCACCGGATCAGTTATAGCAGCTACAATTCGGGAAAGCTTAGAAAGACAGAAGGTAGACATTGCAAATTGCCGTGGTCAAGCCTATGATACGACAGCGTCAATGAGCTCGAACAAGAAAGGGGTACAAGCAGAAATTGCTAAGCATGCACCAGACGCAGAGTACCAAGGGTGCTGTCTACATTCCCTTAATCTTGTAATTTGCCATGCATGTCAAATTAAATCAATCCAAAATATGATGGATTGCTGTCGAGAACTGTATAGCTTCTTTGACAATTCCCCGAAGCGACAGAGCTTCATGGAGATAGTCATTGATGCCCATTCCCCTGACAACAAGAAGCGGAAGTTGAAAAACCTATGCAAAACGAGATGGGTCGAACGACATGCAACGTTCGAAACGATCTTTGATCTATATGAGTTTATTGTCATCACCCTAGATCAGATCTGTGAGCCAACAGATGACGACCGATACTATCCTAATGGTGAAATCTGGAGCTGGGATCCAAAAACCAAAACACTTGCTAATGGGCTGCGCCATACGATGAAGAACTTTGGTCACATCTTCAACTTCGTGTGTGCCAAGGAGATACTAGAGCCCATGAGGCCAATAGTCACATCCCTACAAGGTCGTCTCATTGACGTCTACTTTGGTTACAAGAAGATCGAAGATGTCACCAACCACTACAGCGGCATTCGTGCTGATATCGATGCCTGGTTTGCAAGAATGTACACAAAGGTCTTAAGTCTTGCTGAGCTGGTCCAATCTACGGAAGAGCGTCCGCGCGCGTGTAACAGACAGCAAAACCGGGACAACACCCCAGCAGAGACAGTGCCAAGTTACTGGAAACGGTCCGTAGCAATACCACTGCTTGACACAGTCTGTGCAGAGCTACAATCCCGCTTTAGCGAAGAGAAGCGAGCACACTTCGAGCTTTGCGCACTAATCCCTGCAGTTCTCACTGTCAAGACATCCGAGGAAATATCAGAGTTAGCAAAAGTACTTCAAGCAAAGTGGGAACACTTGCTCCCCGTCTCGTCCGCCCTTGAAAGCGAACTATTTCGATGGAAAGGCTACTGCCAGCAGAAGGCACTGGGCGACGTGTCTGTGACCGGCCTTCTGTCAAGCCATGcagataatttgttttttcccaACATAAGAGAGCTACTGAAGATTCTAGCTGTATTACCGATAGGCAGCACAGAGGCGGAGAGGTCGTTCTCTTGTGTGAGAAGAATCCACACCTGGTTAAGGAGCAGGATGACCACCGACAGGCTGTCGGATCTAGCCGTGATTGCCATGCATTGCCACAGTATCCATATCGATCGGGACAAAGTATACAACAAGTACATGGCAATCCACCCAAGGTGCATGATGTCAGCTTCTCTGCTCCATGATTGA